One Planktothrix sp. FACHB-1365 genomic window carries:
- a CDS encoding V4R domain-containing protein, with amino-acid sequence MIEITNLLSKPQLPGNYFAYNAYIKGDLELGLLENRLGSRLLGLPLTLLQAIYTGLEQETGQATPLVLFNCGRWWGKNFYVRFCEETSEYYGKAVAQMEMIEFIQCLQQCWKTHGWGTFDLDARYTNTGFLILMTKNSPFASAASPVPQHPACFLEAGVFSSFFSRLTGRDLHCVQTTCESMGADCNYFILGLSNRLQAVEAWVDEGKDHETILKQLCETS; translated from the coding sequence ATGATTGAAATCACCAACTTACTGAGTAAGCCCCAACTTCCGGGTAACTATTTCGCCTACAATGCTTATATTAAAGGAGACTTAGAACTAGGTTTACTAGAAAATCGTCTTGGTTCCCGTCTATTGGGGCTTCCCTTAACCCTACTTCAGGCAATCTATACTGGGTTAGAACAAGAAACAGGTCAAGCTACCCCCTTAGTTTTATTCAACTGTGGTCGTTGGTGGGGAAAAAACTTTTATGTTCGCTTTTGTGAAGAAACCAGCGAATATTATGGTAAAGCTGTGGCCCAGATGGAAATGATTGAATTCATTCAGTGTTTACAACAATGTTGGAAAACTCATGGATGGGGAACTTTTGATTTAGATGCACGCTATACTAACACGGGATTTCTAATCCTGATGACTAAAAATTCACCTTTTGCCAGCGCGGCTTCCCCTGTGCCCCAGCACCCCGCTTGTTTTTTAGAAGCTGGAGTTTTTAGTTCCTTTTTTAGTCGATTAACCGGACGGGATCTCCATTGTGTTCAAACCACCTGTGAATCAATGGGAGCAGATTGTAATTACTTTATTCTCGGTTTAAGTAATCGTTTACAAGCCGTAGAAGCTTGGGTTGATGAAGGAAAAGATCATGAAACGATTCTGAAACAACTCTGTGAAACATCATGA
- a CDS encoding pentapeptide repeat-containing protein codes for MDAIELLSRYADGERDFKGANLRGIILSSNSYRPNAVPTLGLTNIREPQNRPHLIGADLSNADLSEAHLCLVNLSKANLTGANLAGANLSGASLSGTILTGTNLSRVNLEGAHLNWANLQEADLNHCNLKSADFSSAILIEAVLTQACLIKAYLIKANLRQAILKNTDLTQANLKDVDLSGADLCQATIVRANLSGANLTGADLTKAQMLKTNLRHADLTDAFLNSATLLEADLNEANLSRANLSKANLSKTYLRNVCLNGAHLSGINLSGADLGGIDLRQKLLTGINLAGAYLSEANLAGALLMDANLSASNLSSANLIQACLINADLRNTHLTNANLTEANLMGANLSKADLRGANLKGAILANAEIKGAQLQGAILPNGKVYK; via the coding sequence ATGGATGCTATTGAACTGCTGAGTCGATATGCAGATGGAGAACGGGATTTTAAAGGTGCCAATCTGCGAGGGATTATTTTGAGCAGCAATTCTTATCGGCCTAATGCGGTACCGACTCTGGGTTTAACTAATATTCGAGAACCCCAAAATCGACCTCATCTAATTGGTGCAGATTTAAGCAATGCTGACTTAAGCGAAGCCCATCTCTGTTTGGTGAATCTGAGTAAAGCGAATTTGACCGGAGCTAATTTAGCAGGAGCAAATCTTAGTGGAGCGAGTCTGAGTGGCACAATCTTAACGGGGACGAACCTGAGTCGGGTTAACCTCGAAGGTGCTCACCTGAATTGGGCAAATTTGCAAGAAGCCGACCTCAACCATTGTAATCTCAAAAGTGCAGATTTTAGTTCTGCAATTCTGATAGAAGCGGTTTTGACTCAAGCCTGTTTGATCAAAGCTTATTTAATTAAAGCTAATCTCCGTCAAGCCATCTTAAAAAACACGGATTTAACCCAAGCGAATTTGAAAGATGTAGACTTATCAGGAGCGGATTTGTGTCAAGCTACTATTGTCCGAGCGAACTTAAGTGGCGCGAATTTAACGGGGGCTGATTTAACGAAAGCTCAAATGTTAAAAACCAATTTAAGACACGCTGATTTAACAGACGCTTTTTTGAATTCTGCTACTTTATTAGAAGCGGATCTCAATGAAGCTAATTTGAGCCGAGCTAACCTGAGTAAAGCAAATTTGAGCAAAACCTATCTGCGGAATGTGTGTTTAAATGGAGCTCATTTAAGCGGTATTAATTTAAGTGGTGCTGATTTAGGTGGAATTGATTTAAGGCAGAAATTATTAACAGGAATTAATTTAGCAGGAGCTTATTTAAGCGAAGCTAATTTAGCAGGAGCCTTACTCATGGATGCTAATTTAAGCGCAAGTAATTTGAGCTCGGCGAACTTAATTCAAGCTTGTTTAATTAATGCTGACTTAAGAAATACTCATCTTACTAATGCCAATTTGACAGAGGCTAATTTAATGGGGGCTAATTTGAGTAAGGCTGATTTAAGAGGGGCAAATTTGAAAGGAGCAATTTTAGCAAATGCGGAAATTAAGGGGGCACAGCTACAGGGTGCTATCTTACCCAATGGAAAAGTTTACAAATGA
- a CDS encoding phycobilisome protein: protein MLTELQRLSVEADGRYATPEELEFLKSYLETFRYRISAYQKLQKYEPIILQKIHHKLIKTNPQIFMKGSINFTSKWRLDTIRVLRYSAMILLINDPDYLQERLLTWFATILQAFKVQDITELTYQAMSDVLEDYLTPEEKNVFFPLIELNLAILCKKRTS, encoded by the coding sequence ATGTTAACTGAGTTACAACGTTTGAGTGTTGAGGCTGATGGTCGTTATGCGACACCCGAAGAATTAGAATTTTTAAAGTCTTATTTGGAGACTTTTCGATACCGGATTAGTGCCTATCAAAAACTTCAAAAGTATGAACCTATAATTCTTCAAAAAATACACCATAAACTCATCAAAACTAATCCTCAAATTTTTATGAAAGGATCTATTAATTTTACCTCAAAATGGCGTTTAGATACGATCCGAGTTTTACGATATTCGGCCATGATTTTATTAATAAATGATCCTGATTATTTACAGGAACGCTTATTAACTTGGTTCGCAACAATTTTACAAGCGTTTAAAGTCCAAGATATTACTGAATTGACTTACCAAGCCATGTCCGATGTCTTGGAAGATTATTTAACACCAGAGGAAAAAAATGTATTTTTTCCTCTGATTGAACTTAATCTCGCTATTTTGTGCAAAAAAAGAACATCATGA
- a CDS encoding 2Fe-2S iron-sulfur cluster-binding protein, protein MAKILRLEPIAEEMAVKTNSNLLSALMTKELHVLKECGGRGMCATCHVFIKDGMEGLSKVSRREQRTLEVITTAKPNSRLACQAHVIGEGIIVELPSGMYIDAIEDVESLIGRRAEQELLHPITGQVVVETGKLITRSIVNQLKDTRLQVGEYLARTRNAKDDAS, encoded by the coding sequence ATGGCTAAAATACTTCGACTAGAACCAATTGCCGAAGAAATGGCAGTTAAGACTAATTCTAATTTGCTTTCGGCATTAATGACTAAGGAACTGCACGTTCTGAAAGAATGCGGAGGACGAGGAATGTGTGCAACCTGCCATGTTTTCATTAAAGATGGCATGGAGGGTTTATCTAAAGTCAGCCGTCGTGAACAAAGAACCTTGGAAGTAATTACAACAGCCAAACCCAATTCCCGTTTAGCTTGTCAAGCTCATGTGATTGGGGAAGGAATTATTGTTGAATTACCTTCGGGGATGTATATTGATGCCATCGAAGATGTAGAATCACTGATTGGACGGCGAGCAGAACAAGAACTGCTGCATCCGATTACGGGGCAAGTTGTGGTGGAAACGGGAAAATTGATTACTCGATCTATTGTGAATCAGTTGAAAGATACTCGTTTGCAAGTTGGCGAATATTTAGCTCGAACTCGTAACGCTAAAGATGATGCCTCTTAA